A genomic region of Pseudomonas frederiksbergensis contains the following coding sequences:
- a CDS encoding urate hydroxylase PuuD — MEAHLLEWLNLSVRWVHMITGVAWIGASFYFVWLENNLNRVNPKNGLAGDLWAIHGGGIYHLEKYKLAPPTMPDNLHWFKWEAYFTWMSGIALLCVVFYSNPTLYLLAPGSSLSGPEGVAIGLGSLFIGWFIYSFLCDSALGKRPALLGGILFVLIIGAAYGFSKVFSGRGAYLHVGAIIGTIMVGNVFRIIMPAQRALVAAIAENRTPDPALPAKGLLRSRHNNYFTLPVLFIMISNHFPSTYGSQYNWLILAGIAILAVLVRHYFNTRHESHKFAWTLPVAAVGMICLAYVTGPAPMNSPEVAKAPAKIEYQPLPETALGGGAKPAEAAPAAAPAAPAQASTASGPDFSKVHSVIQERCAVCHSAKPTSPLFSAAPAGVMFDTPQQIQQLAPRIQAQAVASQIMPLGNITQMTQQERDLIGAWIVQGARTN, encoded by the coding sequence GTGGAAGCACATCTGTTGGAATGGCTGAACCTGAGCGTGCGCTGGGTTCATATGATCACTGGCGTGGCCTGGATCGGCGCGTCGTTCTACTTTGTCTGGCTGGAAAACAACCTCAATCGGGTCAACCCGAAAAACGGTCTGGCGGGCGATCTCTGGGCGATTCACGGTGGCGGGATCTACCACCTGGAGAAATACAAACTGGCCCCACCGACCATGCCGGACAACCTGCACTGGTTCAAATGGGAAGCCTACTTCACCTGGATGTCGGGGATCGCGCTGCTGTGCGTGGTGTTCTACTCCAACCCGACGTTGTACCTGCTGGCGCCGGGCAGCAGCCTGAGCGGACCAGAAGGCGTGGCCATCGGTCTCGGCTCGTTGTTCATCGGCTGGTTCATCTACTCCTTCCTGTGCGACTCGGCCCTGGGCAAACGCCCTGCCCTGCTCGGTGGAATCCTGTTCGTACTGATCATTGGCGCCGCTTACGGCTTCAGCAAGGTGTTCAGCGGTCGCGGTGCGTACCTGCACGTGGGCGCCATCATCGGCACCATCATGGTCGGTAACGTGTTCCGCATCATCATGCCGGCCCAACGGGCACTGGTCGCGGCCATTGCCGAGAACCGCACGCCGGATCCGGCACTGCCAGCCAAGGGTTTGCTGCGTTCGCGCCACAACAACTACTTCACCTTGCCGGTGCTGTTCATCATGATCAGCAACCACTTCCCGAGCACCTACGGCAGCCAGTACAACTGGTTGATCCTGGCCGGGATTGCAATACTCGCGGTGTTGGTGCGTCACTACTTCAACACCCGCCACGAAAGCCACAAGTTCGCCTGGACCCTGCCCGTCGCGGCAGTGGGCATGATCTGCCTCGCCTACGTGACTGGCCCGGCACCCATGAACAGCCCGGAAGTAGCCAAGGCACCGGCGAAGATCGAGTACCAGCCGCTGCCGGAAACCGCCCTCGGTGGTGGTGCCAAACCCGCTGAAGCAGCGCCTGCGGCCGCCCCCGCTGCACCGGCGCAAGCCTCGACAGCAAGCGGTCCGGACTTCAGCAAGGTACACAGCGTGATTCAGGAACGCTGTGCGGTCTGCCATTCGGCCAAACCGACCAGCCCGCTGTTCAGCGCGGCACCGGCCGGCGTGATGTTCGATACCCCGCAGCAGATCCAGCAATTGGCCCCGCGGATTCAGGCCCAGGCCGTCGCCAGCCAGATCATGCCACTGGGCAACATCACACAGATGACCCAGCAGGAACGTGACCTGATCGGCGCCTGGATTGTTCAAGGAGCCCGGACCAATTAA
- a CDS encoding glutathione S-transferase N-terminal domain-containing protein yields MFVKALRVGLGQLIIFIDFLTRPSKKKRPAAAQAQVENAAKGLTLYQFHACPFCVKTRRTLRRLNVPVALRDAKNNEQDRQTLLEQGGKIKVPCLRIEENGQTTWMYESKVIIDYLDKRFAAA; encoded by the coding sequence GTGTTCGTTAAAGCGCTTCGTGTCGGCCTCGGCCAGTTGATCATCTTCATCGACTTCCTCACCCGCCCGAGCAAAAAGAAGCGCCCCGCCGCCGCTCAAGCCCAGGTCGAAAACGCAGCGAAAGGCCTGACGCTGTATCAGTTCCACGCCTGCCCGTTCTGCGTGAAAACCCGTCGCACCCTGCGCCGCCTGAATGTACCGGTGGCTCTGCGTGATGCGAAGAACAACGAACAGGATCGCCAAACCCTGCTGGAGCAAGGCGGCAAGATCAAAGTGCCGTGCCTGCGCATTGAAGAAAACGGCCAGACCACCTGGATGTATGAATCCAAGGTGATCATCGATTATCTGGATAAGCGGTTTGCGGCCGCTTAA
- a CDS encoding pirin family protein: protein MTQFRKVLSLHTGQPASDGAGVKLTRIFGGAGVERFDPFLMLDEFGSENPDDYIAGFPPHPHRGFETVTYMLEGRMRHEDHLGNVGLLQGGGVQWMTAAKGIIHSEMPEQEEGVMRGFQLWLNLPGKHKLDPASYRDIQPADIPRLKTAQGVEVVVIAGLFDDGTVKQTGAVQRPDTEPYYFDFHLPAGTGITPKLPDGHRALLYVYDGSVELPGQTQSVGVSKLVRLSDEGELQLSSESGARVLLIAGKPLGEPIVQYGPFVMNTRDEIEQALRDFRDDRLTA, encoded by the coding sequence ATGACTCAATTTCGCAAAGTGCTGAGCCTGCACACCGGCCAACCCGCGTCCGATGGCGCCGGGGTCAAGCTGACCCGCATATTCGGCGGTGCGGGCGTCGAACGCTTCGACCCGTTCCTGATGCTCGACGAGTTCGGCTCGGAAAATCCCGACGACTACATCGCAGGCTTCCCACCCCACCCGCACCGTGGCTTCGAAACCGTGACCTACATGCTCGAAGGGCGTATGCGCCATGAAGACCATCTGGGTAACGTCGGTTTGCTCCAGGGTGGTGGCGTGCAATGGATGACCGCCGCCAAGGGCATCATCCACAGCGAGATGCCGGAGCAGGAAGAAGGCGTGATGCGCGGCTTCCAGCTGTGGCTGAACCTGCCGGGCAAGCACAAACTCGATCCGGCCAGTTATCGGGACATTCAGCCAGCGGACATTCCACGACTGAAAACCGCGCAAGGCGTCGAGGTGGTGGTGATCGCCGGTCTGTTCGACGACGGCACCGTTAAACAAACTGGCGCGGTGCAACGGCCAGACACCGAACCGTATTACTTTGATTTCCATTTACCGGCCGGCACCGGTATTACGCCGAAACTGCCTGATGGGCATCGGGCACTGCTGTATGTGTATGACGGTAGCGTGGAGTTGCCGGGGCAAACTCAGAGCGTCGGCGTCAGCAAACTGGTCCGTTTGTCGGATGAAGGCGAGCTGCAACTGAGCAGCGAGTCCGGGGCCAGAGTGCTGTTGATTGCCGGTAAGCCGCTGGGTGAGCCGATCGTGCAGTACGGGCCGTTCGTGATGAATACCCGGGACGAGATCGAACAGGCGTTGCGTGATTTTCGCGATGACCGGTTGACCGCTTGA
- a CDS encoding outer membrane protein OmpK yields MNRTCTSLMLAGSLLAGGQAMAGDLLLWQNNSLTYLYGKDFKVNPSIQQTVTFEHADAWKYGDDFLFVDKTFYNGKPDQAGNNSYYGEFSPRLSFGKIFDQKLEFGPIKDVLLAMTYEFGKGDVESYLIGPGFDLAIPGFDYFQLNFYNRHTDDKRPGNNIWQITPVWSYTIPVGSSSVLIDGYMDWVVDNDKNSQGTYHANLHFNPQIKYDLGKALHWGEKQLYVGIEYDYWKNKYAIEDTQDFTTNQSATSLLVKYHF; encoded by the coding sequence ATGAACCGTACGTGCACTAGCCTGATGCTCGCTGGATCCTTGCTGGCGGGGGGCCAGGCAATGGCCGGCGATCTGCTGCTTTGGCAGAACAACAGCCTGACTTATCTCTATGGCAAAGACTTTAAAGTCAACCCGAGTATCCAGCAAACCGTGACCTTCGAGCACGCCGACGCCTGGAAGTACGGGGATGACTTCCTGTTTGTCGACAAGACCTTCTACAACGGCAAACCGGACCAGGCCGGCAACAATAGCTATTACGGTGAATTCAGCCCGCGCCTGTCGTTCGGCAAAATCTTCGACCAGAAACTCGAGTTCGGCCCGATCAAGGACGTCCTGCTGGCCATGACCTACGAGTTTGGTAAAGGCGATGTCGAGTCCTACCTGATCGGTCCGGGCTTCGACCTGGCCATTCCCGGTTTCGATTACTTCCAGTTGAACTTCTACAATCGCCACACCGACGACAAACGTCCGGGTAACAACATCTGGCAGATCACCCCGGTCTGGTCCTACACCATCCCGGTGGGCAGTTCCAGCGTGCTGATCGACGGTTACATGGACTGGGTGGTCGACAACGACAAGAACAGCCAAGGCACCTACCACGCCAACCTGCACTTCAACCCACAGATCAAATACGACTTGGGCAAAGCCTTGCACTGGGGCGAGAAGCAGCTGTACGTCGGTATCGAGTACGACTACTGGAAGAACAAGTACGCCATCGAAGACACGCAAGACTTCACAACCAATCAAAGCGCCACGAGCTTGCTGGTGAAGTACCACTTTTGA
- the puuE gene encoding allantoinase PuuE — protein MSDDYPRDLIGYGSNPPHPHWPGNARIALSFVLNYEEGGERNILHGDKESEAFLSEMVSAQPLQGERNMSMESLYEYGSRAGVWRVLKLFKEFDIPLTVFAVAMAAQRHPDVIRAMVQAGHEICSHGYRWIDYQYMDEAQEREHLLEAIRILTEISGERPLGWYTGRTGPNTRRLVMEEGGFLYDCDTYDDDLPYWEPNNPTGKPHLVIPYTLDTNDMRFTQVQGFNKGDDFYQYLKDAFDVLYAEGAESPKMLSIGLHCRLIGRPARLAALKRFIEYAKSHEQVWFSRRVDIARHWHETHPYPGASK, from the coding sequence GTGAGCGATGACTACCCACGCGACCTGATCGGTTACGGCAGTAACCCTCCCCATCCACACTGGCCGGGCAATGCCCGCATCGCCTTATCCTTTGTGCTCAATTACGAGGAAGGCGGCGAGCGCAACATCCTGCACGGCGATAAAGAGTCGGAAGCCTTCCTTTCGGAAATGGTCTCGGCGCAGCCGCTGCAAGGCGAGCGCAACATGAGTATGGAGTCGCTGTACGAGTATGGCAGCCGTGCTGGCGTCTGGCGGGTCCTCAAGCTGTTCAAGGAATTCGACATCCCGCTGACCGTCTTCGCCGTGGCGATGGCCGCCCAGCGTCACCCGGACGTGATCCGCGCCATGGTTCAAGCCGGCCACGAGATCTGCAGTCACGGCTATCGCTGGATCGACTACCAGTACATGGACGAAGCGCAAGAGCGCGAGCACCTGCTCGAAGCGATCCGCATCCTCACCGAAATCAGCGGCGAGCGCCCACTGGGCTGGTACACCGGCCGCACCGGGCCGAACACCCGCCGTTTGGTGATGGAAGAAGGCGGTTTCCTGTACGACTGCGACACCTACGACGATGATCTGCCGTACTGGGAACCGAATAACCCGACCGGCAAACCACACTTGGTGATCCCGTACACCCTGGACACCAATGACATGCGCTTCACCCAGGTTCAGGGCTTCAACAAGGGCGACGATTTCTACCAGTACCTCAAGGACGCGTTCGACGTGCTTTACGCCGAAGGTGCCGAATCGCCAAAAATGCTTTCCATCGGTTTGCACTGCCGCCTGATCGGCCGCCCTGCCCGCCTGGCCGCATTGAAGCGTTTTATCGAATACGCCAAGAGCCATGAGCAGGTCTGGTTCAGCCGCCGGGTCGATATCGCCCGTCACTGGCACGAAACCCATCCGTACCCAGGGGCTTCGAAATGA
- the uraD gene encoding 2-oxo-4-hydroxy-4-carboxy-5-ureidoimidazoline decarboxylase, translated as MTTFQTLKPSTLSRDAFVEAFADIYEHSPWVAEKAFDLGQDAAINEIETLHQRMSDILLSADHASQLALINAHPDLAGKAAVQGQLTEASTNEQAGAGIHQCSSEEFQRFTELNDAYKAKFKFPFIMAVKGSNRHQILAAFETRIHHSVDTEFKCALAEINKIALFRLLTL; from the coding sequence ATGACTACCTTCCAAACCTTGAAACCATCGACCCTGAGCCGCGACGCTTTCGTCGAAGCCTTTGCCGACATCTACGAACATTCGCCATGGGTCGCCGAAAAGGCTTTCGACCTGGGCCAGGACGCGGCGATCAACGAGATCGAAACCCTGCACCAGCGCATGAGCGACATCCTGTTGAGTGCCGATCACGCCAGCCAATTGGCACTGATCAACGCTCACCCGGACCTGGCAGGCAAAGCCGCCGTCCAGGGCCAACTTACCGAAGCCAGCACGAATGAACAGGCTGGCGCCGGTATTCACCAATGCTCGAGCGAGGAGTTTCAGCGCTTCACCGAGCTGAACGACGCCTACAAAGCCAAGTTCAAGTTTCCCTTCATCATGGCGGTAAAAGGCAGCAACCGGCATCAGATCCTCGCAGCGTTCGAAACGCGCATTCACCATTCGGTCGACACCGAATTCAAGTGCGCGCTGGCGGAGATCAACAAGATCGCCCTGTTCCGATTACTGACTCTTTAG
- a CDS encoding NCS2 family permease, with protein sequence MESRKSEASTLELSPPLRNGWLERIFKLSVHGTTVRTELIAGITTFITMAYIIFVNPNIMADAGIDHGAAFVATCIAAALGCLLMGLYANWPVGLAPGMGLNAFFTYTVVGTMGYHWEAALGAVFISGVLFMFLTLSHVREWLLNSIPLSLRFAMGAGVGLFLGIIGLKTAGIIVASPATLIKLGSLREPGPLLAAVCFLMIAVLSYHRVFGAILISIITVTLAGWGLGLVHYSGIMSTPPSLAPTWMAMDIAGVFNVSMISVVLAFLFVHMFDTAGTLMGVAQRAGLVGEDGKIENLSRALKADSASSVFGAMVGVPPVTSYVESAAGVAAGGRTGLTAVTVGVLFIAAMFFAPLAGMIPAYATAGALIYVAMLMMSGLEHIKWSEPTDSIPAIVTAIMMPLTFSVADGIALGFITYVVLKAGTGKHKEISISLWVLCAIFIAKFIFL encoded by the coding sequence GTGGAAAGCCGCAAATCCGAAGCCTCGACGCTGGAACTCTCGCCGCCGTTACGCAATGGCTGGCTGGAGCGCATTTTTAAACTCAGCGTGCATGGCACCACGGTGAGGACCGAGCTGATCGCAGGTATTACAACCTTCATCACCATGGCCTACATCATCTTCGTCAACCCCAACATCATGGCGGACGCCGGGATCGATCACGGCGCAGCCTTCGTTGCGACCTGCATCGCCGCTGCACTCGGTTGCCTGTTGATGGGTCTGTACGCCAACTGGCCGGTTGGCCTCGCGCCAGGCATGGGCTTGAACGCCTTCTTTACCTACACCGTAGTTGGCACCATGGGCTACCACTGGGAAGCTGCGCTGGGCGCGGTGTTCATTTCCGGTGTGTTGTTCATGTTCCTGACCCTGTCACACGTTCGGGAATGGCTGCTCAACAGCATTCCATTGAGTTTGCGCTTTGCCATGGGCGCGGGCGTCGGCTTGTTCCTGGGGATCATCGGCCTGAAAACCGCCGGCATCATCGTCGCCAGCCCGGCCACGCTGATCAAACTCGGCTCCCTGCGTGAGCCTGGCCCGCTGCTGGCCGCTGTCTGTTTCCTGATGATTGCAGTACTCAGTTACCACCGCGTGTTCGGTGCGATCCTGATCAGCATCATCACCGTGACCCTCGCCGGTTGGGGCCTGGGCCTGGTGCACTACAGCGGCATCATGTCGACGCCGCCGAGCCTGGCACCGACCTGGATGGCCATGGACATTGCCGGCGTGTTCAACGTCAGCATGATCAGCGTGGTGCTGGCTTTCCTCTTCGTGCACATGTTCGACACCGCCGGGACCCTGATGGGTGTGGCGCAACGGGCGGGTCTGGTAGGCGAAGACGGGAAAATCGAAAACCTCTCCCGCGCGCTGAAAGCTGACAGCGCTTCGAGCGTGTTCGGTGCGATGGTCGGCGTACCCCCCGTCACCAGCTACGTGGAAAGTGCTGCCGGTGTGGCCGCCGGTGGTCGTACCGGTCTTACCGCGGTGACCGTAGGTGTGCTATTCATTGCCGCGATGTTCTTCGCGCCGCTGGCTGGCATGATCCCCGCTTACGCGACTGCGGGTGCGCTGATTTACGTGGCCATGCTGATGATGAGCGGCCTGGAGCACATCAAGTGGAGTGAACCCACCGACAGCATTCCGGCGATCGTCACGGCCATCATGATGCCGCTGACCTTCTCGGTTGCCGACGGCATCGCTCTGGGTTTTATCACCTACGTGGTGCTCAAGGCCGGTACGGGTAAACACAAGGAAATTTCCATCAGTCTTTGGGTCCTCTGCGCAATCTTTATCGCCAAGTTCATTTTCTTGTAA
- the folE gene encoding GTP cyclohydrolase I FolE: MTLEQNYTAILGQLGEDATREGLLDTPKRAAKAMQYLCRGYEQTLEEVTNGALFSSDNSEMVLVKNIELYSLCEHHLLPFIGKAHVAYIPSGKVLGLSKVARIVDMYARRLQIQENLSRQIAEAVQQVTGALGVAVVIEAQHMCMMMRGVEKQNSSMITSVMLGEFRENAATRSEFLSLIK, from the coding sequence GTGACATTGGAACAGAATTACACGGCGATCCTCGGCCAGCTTGGCGAAGACGCCACCCGCGAAGGTCTGCTCGACACGCCAAAGCGTGCCGCCAAAGCCATGCAGTACCTTTGCCGCGGTTATGAGCAGACGCTCGAAGAAGTCACCAACGGTGCCTTGTTCAGCTCCGACAACAGCGAAATGGTGCTGGTCAAGAACATCGAGCTCTACTCGTTGTGCGAACACCATTTGCTGCCATTCATCGGCAAGGCCCACGTTGCCTATATCCCGAGTGGCAAGGTCCTGGGCCTGTCGAAAGTCGCGCGGATCGTCGACATGTACGCCCGCCGCCTGCAGATCCAGGAAAACCTCAGCCGGCAGATCGCCGAAGCGGTCCAGCAAGTGACTGGCGCCCTGGGCGTGGCTGTGGTGATCGAAGCCCAGCACATGTGCATGATGATGCGCGGTGTAGAGAAACAGAACTCGTCGATGATCACCTCGGTGATGCTCGGCGAGTTCCGAGAAAACGCGGCGACCCGCAGCGAGTTTCTCAGCCTGATCAAGTAA
- the alc gene encoding allantoicase, with translation MKAYAVSFEKFVNLADARLGTKIISVTDDWFADANRLFQPTPAVWKEGVFDDNGKWMDGWESRRKRFEGYDSAVIRLGVPGSIKGVDIDTSFFTGNFPPSASLEACFVASGEPTETTQWVEVLSAVELQGNSHHFHEIHNDQAFSHLRFNIYPDGGVARLRVYGIPFRDWSAVGDNEQVDLAAALNGGRALACSDEHFGRMSNILNPGRGINMGDGWETARRRTPGNDWVIVALGHPGEIEKIIVDTLHFKGNYPDTCSIQGAFVKGGTDSQIETQSLFWRELLPAQKLEMHAEHTFAEQIKALGPITHIRLNVFPDGGVSRLRVLGKVAK, from the coding sequence ATGAAAGCTTACGCCGTATCTTTCGAGAAGTTCGTCAACCTGGCCGACGCCCGTCTGGGCACCAAAATCATCTCAGTCACCGATGACTGGTTCGCTGATGCCAACCGCCTGTTCCAGCCGACCCCGGCCGTGTGGAAAGAAGGCGTGTTCGATGACAACGGCAAGTGGATGGATGGCTGGGAGTCGCGCCGCAAGCGCTTCGAAGGCTACGACAGCGCCGTGATCCGCCTCGGCGTGCCGGGCTCGATCAAGGGCGTGGACATCGACACCTCATTCTTCACCGGCAACTTCCCGCCGTCCGCTTCCCTGGAAGCCTGCTTCGTGGCCTCCGGCGAGCCGACCGAAACCACCCAGTGGGTTGAAGTACTGTCGGCTGTCGAGCTGCAAGGCAACAGCCACCACTTCCACGAAATCCACAACGACCAGGCCTTCAGCCACCTGCGCTTCAACATCTACCCGGACGGCGGTGTCGCCCGTCTGCGCGTGTACGGCATTCCGTTCCGCGACTGGTCGGCCGTGGGCGACAACGAGCAAGTGGACCTGGCTGCCGCCCTGAACGGCGGTCGCGCCCTGGCCTGCTCCGATGAACACTTCGGTCGCATGAGCAACATCCTCAACCCGGGCCGTGGCATCAACATGGGCGATGGCTGGGAAACCGCCCGTCGTCGCACCCCGGGCAATGACTGGGTGATCGTCGCGCTGGGCCACCCAGGCGAGATCGAAAAAATCATCGTCGACACCCTGCACTTCAAGGGCAACTACCCGGACACCTGCTCGATCCAGGGCGCGTTCGTCAAGGGCGGCACCGACAGCCAGATCGAAACCCAATCGCTGTTCTGGCGCGAACTGCTGCCGGCGCAGAAACTGGAAATGCACGCCGAACACACCTTCGCCGAGCAGATCAAAGCCCTGGGCCCGATCACCCACATCCGCCTGAACGTGTTCCCGGACGGTGGCGTGAGTCGCCTGCGCGTACTGGGCAAGGTCGCGAAGTAA
- the uraH gene encoding hydroxyisourate hydrolase translates to MGRLTTHVLDAAHGCPGSSIKVELYRVEGSQLELVASALTNSDGRCDAPLLQGDDYRTGVYQLQFHAGDYYRARGVQLPEPAFLDVVVLRFGISAEQDHYHVPLLISPYSYSTYRGS, encoded by the coding sequence ATGGGACGTTTGACTACACACGTTTTGGACGCAGCACACGGTTGCCCGGGCAGCTCGATCAAGGTCGAGTTGTACCGCGTTGAGGGTTCGCAGCTGGAATTGGTCGCCAGTGCACTGACCAACAGCGACGGCCGTTGCGACGCACCTTTGTTGCAAGGGGATGACTACCGCACCGGGGTCTATCAGCTGCAATTTCATGCCGGTGATTACTACCGTGCGCGCGGTGTACAACTGCCGGAGCCGGCCTTTCTGGATGTGGTGGTGCTGCGGTTCGGCATCTCTGCGGAACAGGATCACTACCATGTGCCTTTGTTGATTTCGCCGTACAGCTATTCAACGTATCGAGGAAGCTGA
- a CDS encoding LysE family translocator: protein MSLETWLLFSGAALVVILIPGPLSLLMISNSLNFGLRRSYPAFLGGVLASICLLSASALGLGALLLASEQLFSALKIVGALYLFYLAWQSWQQSRQPSLGAEVPQAAPVPRFRALFGRAFVLGASNPKDILFFAAFLPQFLSAEQPFLPQLLVMIATWTVLDLCCKLAYGLGAHGAARYLRSGKGQSWFNRISAGLFSGAGAASLLSR from the coding sequence ATGAGTCTGGAAACCTGGCTGCTGTTCAGCGGCGCTGCACTGGTGGTGATCCTGATCCCGGGGCCACTGTCGCTGCTGATGATCAGCAACAGTCTGAATTTCGGTTTGCGCCGTTCTTACCCGGCCTTTCTGGGGGGCGTGCTTGCCTCGATCTGCCTGCTCAGTGCTTCGGCCCTGGGGCTGGGTGCGTTGTTACTGGCTTCGGAGCAACTCTTCAGTGCGCTGAAGATTGTCGGTGCGTTGTACCTGTTCTACCTTGCCTGGCAGAGCTGGCAGCAATCGCGTCAGCCTTCCCTCGGCGCCGAAGTGCCTCAGGCTGCGCCAGTGCCGCGCTTTCGTGCACTGTTCGGACGCGCGTTTGTGCTGGGCGCGAGCAACCCGAAAGACATTCTGTTCTTCGCCGCTTTCCTGCCGCAATTTTTGAGTGCCGAGCAACCGTTTCTGCCGCAGTTGCTGGTGATGATTGCGACCTGGACGGTGCTCGACCTGTGCTGCAAGCTGGCTTACGGCCTCGGCGCGCATGGTGCGGCTCGGTATCTGCGCAGCGGCAAGGGCCAGAGCTGGTTTAACCGGATCAGTGCCGGGTTGTTCAGTGGCGCAGGGGCTGCATCCTTGTTGAGCCGTTAA
- a CDS encoding ureidoglycolate lyase: MRTLTIEPLTKEAFAPFGDVIETDGSDHFMINNGSTMRFHKLAAVETATPEDKAIISIFRADAQDMPLTVSMLERHPLGSQAFIPLLGNPFLIVVAPLGDEPVSGLVRAFVTNGRQGINYHRGVWHHPVLTIEKRDDFLVVDRSGTGNNCDEHFFKEDERLILAPHQ, translated from the coding sequence ATGCGCACACTGACGATTGAACCGCTGACCAAAGAAGCCTTCGCCCCTTTCGGTGACGTAATCGAAACCGATGGCAGCGATCACTTCATGATCAACAACGGTTCGACCATGCGCTTCCACAAACTGGCCGCGGTGGAAACCGCCACGCCAGAGGACAAGGCGATCATCAGCATCTTCCGCGCCGACGCGCAGGACATGCCACTGACCGTCAGCATGCTGGAGCGCCATCCGCTGGGCAGCCAGGCTTTCATTCCGCTGCTCGGCAACCCCTTTCTGATCGTGGTCGCGCCACTTGGCGATGAACCTGTATCAGGCTTGGTCCGCGCCTTCGTCACCAACGGCAGGCAGGGCATTAATTACCATCGCGGCGTTTGGCACCATCCGGTGCTGACGATCGAAAAGCGGGATGACTTCCTGGTGGTTGATCGCAGTGGCACAGGCAATAACTGCGATGAGCATTTTTTCAAAGAGGATGAGCGTTTGATCCTCGCCCCCCACCAATAA
- a CDS encoding patatin-like phospholipase family protein → MSSAEPVTGLILSGGGARAAYQVGVLAAIAELLPAGSANPFPVIVGTSAGAINAVSLASGAMDFTGAIERLTAFWQGFRSNLVLRSDWPGVISQATRFVSHSLLGIGAKVPVALLNSSPLRDLLSDKLHLSGINEAIAQKQLHAVAVTAFGYESGQAVTFYQGGRSIDAWLRHRRIGVPTQLTVDHLLASSAIPLLFAPVKIDNEYFGDGAVRQSAPISPALHLGASRVLVVGVSGNPRGVDPESPLQRTYTGQQPSLAQIGGHMLNSTFIDSLESDIELLERLNQFSHLLPTSTPARSLGVAPVDVLVIAPSQPIDEIAARHRQELPAALRLFLRGPGATKTSGAGVLSYLLFEAGYCSELIELGRRDALAKREELCRFLGVAVTA, encoded by the coding sequence ATGAGTTCAGCTGAGCCGGTTACAGGGTTGATTCTTTCCGGCGGCGGGGCTCGGGCGGCGTATCAGGTCGGGGTACTGGCAGCGATTGCCGAGCTGCTGCCGGCAGGTTCTGCCAATCCGTTTCCGGTGATTGTCGGCACTTCGGCCGGGGCGATCAATGCGGTGAGCCTGGCCAGCGGGGCGATGGACTTTACCGGGGCCATCGAGCGGTTGACCGCATTCTGGCAGGGCTTTCGCAGCAACCTGGTGCTGCGCAGCGATTGGCCGGGGGTGATCAGCCAGGCCACTCGGTTCGTCAGTCACAGCTTGTTGGGGATTGGCGCAAAGGTACCCGTGGCGCTGCTCAATAGTTCACCGCTGCGCGATTTGTTGAGCGACAAGTTGCACCTGTCTGGAATCAATGAAGCCATTGCACAAAAACAACTGCACGCCGTGGCCGTTACCGCATTCGGTTATGAGTCCGGGCAAGCGGTGACCTTCTATCAGGGCGGCCGGAGCATCGATGCCTGGCTGCGCCATCGACGTATTGGTGTGCCGACTCAATTGACGGTCGACCATCTGCTCGCCAGTTCGGCGATCCCGCTCTTGTTTGCGCCCGTGAAGATCGACAACGAGTACTTCGGCGACGGTGCGGTGCGTCAGTCGGCGCCGATCAGCCCGGCCCTGCACCTGGGGGCGAGCAGGGTGCTGGTGGTGGGCGTCAGTGGTAACCCGCGCGGCGTTGATCCCGAGAGCCCGTTGCAGCGCACCTACACCGGTCAGCAACCGTCGTTGGCACAGATCGGCGGACACATGCTCAACAGTACGTTCATTGACAGCCTGGAGAGCGATATCGAGCTGTTGGAACGCTTGAACCAGTTCAGTCACCTGTTACCAACGAGCACGCCGGCCCGCAGCCTAGGCGTGGCGCCGGTGGACGTGTTGGTCATCGCGCCGAGTCAGCCGATCGACGAAATTGCCGCTCGGCATCGGCAAGAGCTGCCGGCAGCGTTGCGACTGTTCTTGCGTGGTCCGGGTGCGACCAAGACCAGCGGGGCCGGGGTATTGAGTTATTTGCTGTTCGAGGCGGGGTATTGCAGCGAGTTGATCGAGCTTGGCCGCCGCGATGCATTGGCCAAGCGCGAAGAGTTGTGCCGGTTTTTGGGGGTGGCGGTCACAGCGTAA